A region from the Actinoplanes sp. OR16 genome encodes:
- a CDS encoding carbohydrate ABC transporter permease, whose translation MFAAILLFAAVVGVILFIAGRFTGKRDKFVAYLYLAPVVLMLSVGLLYPGLRTIYESFFNAAGDAFIGIDNYKTIFTDSEQLVVLRNTAFWVLLTPFVATGVGLLYAILVDKARMESFAKALIFLPMSISFVAASVIWKFMYEYRPDQGNVKQIGLVNQVIVWLGGKPVQLLIDSPLNTFLLIIVMIWVQAGFAMTVLSAAIKAIPDDIVEAARLDGVTPWGMFRFVTLPAIRPAVVVVLTTIAIATLKVFDIVQTMTGGRFDTSVIANEFYSQSFRSANQGLGAALAVVLFVLVIPIVVYNIRQLRRSEA comes from the coding sequence ATGTTCGCGGCGATCCTGCTGTTCGCCGCCGTCGTCGGGGTGATCCTGTTCATTGCCGGTCGTTTCACCGGCAAACGCGACAAGTTCGTCGCGTACCTCTACCTGGCCCCCGTCGTGCTGATGCTCAGCGTGGGCCTCCTCTACCCCGGTCTTCGCACCATCTACGAGTCGTTCTTCAACGCCGCAGGTGATGCGTTCATCGGGATCGACAACTACAAGACCATCTTCACCGACTCGGAGCAGCTCGTCGTGCTCCGGAACACGGCGTTCTGGGTTCTCCTGACGCCGTTCGTGGCGACCGGCGTGGGCCTGCTCTACGCCATCCTGGTCGACAAGGCGCGGATGGAGTCGTTCGCCAAGGCACTGATCTTCCTGCCCATGTCGATCTCCTTCGTCGCCGCGTCGGTGATCTGGAAGTTCATGTACGAGTACCGCCCCGACCAGGGCAACGTGAAGCAGATCGGCCTGGTCAACCAGGTCATCGTCTGGCTCGGCGGCAAGCCGGTCCAGCTGCTGATCGACTCGCCGCTGAACACCTTCCTGCTCATCATCGTGATGATCTGGGTCCAGGCCGGCTTCGCGATGACCGTGCTGTCGGCCGCGATCAAGGCGATCCCGGACGACATCGTCGAGGCCGCCCGCCTCGACGGCGTCACCCCGTGGGGCATGTTCCGCTTCGTGACGCTGCCGGCGATCCGCCCGGCGGTGGTGGTCGTGCTGACCACCATCGCGATCGCCACGCTCAAGGTCTTCGACATCGTGCAGACGATGACCGGCGGCCGCTTCGACACGAGCGTGATCGCCAACGAGTTCTACAGCCAGAGCTTCCGCAGCGCCAACCAGGGTCTCGGCGCCGCTCTCGCGGTCGTGCTGTTCGTCCTCGTGATCCCGATCGTCGTCTACAACATCCGGCAGCTTCGCCGTTCGGAGGCGTGA
- a CDS encoding ABC transporter ATP-binding protein: MSVVDVSGLGREFGSGDRTVHALRDVSFAVAKGELVAVRGRSGAGKTTLLNLIGGLDRPTTGTITVAGRPVTGAGEQELLELRRDVIGFVFQSFGLIPILTAAENVSVPMRLTRRRPAERDERVSVLLELVGLGGQAAQRPGELSGGQQQRVAVARALANDPELLIADEPTGQLDSDTGRAIMDLLRAVVDARGMTALVATHDPALMDRADRIITLRDGRLS, encoded by the coding sequence ATGAGCGTCGTCGACGTTTCCGGGCTCGGGCGCGAGTTCGGCTCCGGGGACCGGACCGTGCACGCCCTGCGGGACGTGTCGTTCGCGGTGGCGAAGGGTGAGCTGGTCGCGGTGCGCGGGCGTTCCGGCGCCGGCAAGACCACCCTGCTCAACCTGATCGGCGGCCTCGACCGCCCGACCACCGGAACCATCACGGTGGCCGGCCGCCCGGTCACCGGCGCCGGCGAGCAGGAGCTGCTGGAGCTGCGCCGGGACGTGATCGGCTTCGTCTTCCAGTCGTTCGGCCTGATCCCGATCCTGACCGCCGCCGAGAACGTCAGCGTCCCGATGCGCCTGACCAGGCGCCGCCCCGCGGAACGCGACGAGCGGGTGTCGGTGCTGCTCGAACTCGTCGGCCTCGGCGGGCAGGCCGCCCAGCGCCCCGGTGAGCTCTCCGGCGGCCAGCAGCAGCGCGTCGCGGTCGCCCGTGCCCTCGCCAACGACCCGGAACTGCTGATCGCCGACGAACCCACCGGCCAGCTCGACTCGGACACCGGCCGCGCCATCATGGACCTGCTGCGCGCGGTCGTCGACGCCCGCGGCATGACCGCCCTGGTGGCCACCCACGACCCGGCCCTGATGGACCGGGCCGACCGCATCATCACCCTCCGGGACGGCCGCCTGTCCTGA
- a CDS encoding FtsX-like permease family protein: MILRRVRAFAGQLALLAALVALAAFLASGPGRLANGATDEGLRADVAKLAYSSRDLTLRWVPDLEPQPFGGPDRSLLLSEIRSGLPAPLPGLIRDGWFADQVAPGNAEVAGVYLRACPTLVGIRRQVGLNDGETTRIVEGRLPRSTRTAAEAIVGTDEAKALGLKVGDRVTVNTRSGEATVRVVGRYDPVDPASPFWDDMRLARVACPSADEDTRYRATLLTDAAGIERARADAKELNQTWRFRIDEQRLTADQVTALTTAVADARRHPPENTALQSGVDTTLAEFDARLRSVQAVLAVVRTGILATMAGLILLAARLAADRRRNEYALIRARGGSVAAIAGRTVAETLIVVLPAALIGWLAGTLVPGRPDTGEQLLTAGFALLGLLAPAVLAAAGARRPDFTGHRQDLAAGRPSPRRITFEVFLVALAAGGAYLVRQRGIDSGAGVDPYLVTVPVLLAVAASLIALRLVPYPLRAAGRLAARARGAVAFLGLAGAGRGAPLRSWPLSVLVVAIATGIFAGTVATTVGHGRDRAADLAVPADAVVTGFSFAVDTPAKIAALDGVDTATPLLLVSAAEVRPAGSTLIAQVQAMVVDPASGLDLPDGFTSAPRSDVVPAIVSPRLAQRAGAGGKVDIQGRRYDFRVAAVQDTVPGLSTAVREFIVLPSQAMPVPDFQPLVPNRILIDGGGWDTSAVRDVADEGQRAQTLKATGRDVDTFELNMPATVTTREAYRKSLDERGVDGVLSFTFVAGLASAAALALLAVALTVLAGAPARGRTLSRLRTLGLSTGQGRRLLVFELVPLLGVAVLAGALTGAALPALIAPALGLGDFTAGVPADISADPWLAAGVLAVTVAAVIAALVVEDVANRRLRLGTVLRLGEEQS, encoded by the coding sequence ATGATCCTTCGCCGGGTACGGGCGTTCGCCGGCCAGCTGGCCCTGCTCGCAGCACTCGTCGCGCTCGCTGCGTTCCTCGCGTCGGGGCCGGGCCGCCTCGCGAACGGCGCCACCGACGAGGGCCTGCGGGCCGACGTCGCGAAGCTGGCGTACAGCTCGCGCGACCTCACCTTGCGATGGGTCCCCGACCTGGAGCCGCAGCCGTTCGGCGGCCCGGACCGGAGCCTGCTGCTCTCCGAGATCCGCTCGGGTCTGCCCGCGCCGCTTCCCGGGCTGATCCGGGACGGCTGGTTCGCCGACCAGGTCGCACCGGGGAACGCCGAGGTCGCGGGCGTGTACCTGCGGGCCTGCCCGACGCTCGTGGGCATCCGCCGGCAGGTGGGCCTGAACGACGGCGAGACGACCCGGATCGTCGAAGGCCGCCTCCCGCGGTCGACCCGGACGGCCGCCGAGGCGATCGTCGGCACCGACGAGGCGAAGGCCCTCGGGCTGAAGGTGGGCGACCGGGTCACCGTCAACACCCGGTCCGGCGAGGCCACGGTACGGGTGGTGGGCCGTTACGACCCCGTCGACCCGGCATCGCCGTTCTGGGACGACATGCGCCTGGCCCGGGTCGCCTGCCCGTCGGCGGACGAGGACACCCGCTACCGCGCCACCCTGCTCACCGACGCCGCCGGGATCGAGCGGGCCCGGGCCGACGCCAAGGAGCTGAACCAGACCTGGCGGTTCCGGATCGACGAGCAGCGGCTCACCGCCGACCAGGTCACCGCGCTCACCACGGCGGTGGCCGACGCGCGCCGGCACCCGCCGGAGAACACCGCCCTGCAGAGCGGCGTCGACACCACGCTCGCCGAGTTCGACGCGCGGCTGCGCTCGGTGCAGGCTGTCCTCGCCGTGGTCCGGACCGGCATCCTCGCGACGATGGCCGGGCTCATCCTGCTGGCCGCCCGGCTCGCCGCCGACCGGCGCCGCAACGAGTACGCCCTGATCCGCGCCCGCGGTGGCTCGGTCGCCGCGATCGCCGGCCGTACCGTCGCCGAGACGCTGATCGTGGTGCTGCCCGCCGCCCTGATCGGCTGGCTGGCCGGCACCCTGGTCCCGGGCCGCCCCGACACCGGGGAGCAGCTGCTCACCGCCGGGTTCGCACTGCTCGGGCTGCTGGCCCCGGCGGTGCTCGCCGCCGCGGGGGCACGCCGCCCCGACTTCACCGGGCATCGGCAGGACCTGGCCGCCGGCCGTCCGTCGCCGCGCCGGATCACGTTCGAGGTGTTCCTGGTCGCGCTGGCGGCCGGTGGCGCCTACCTGGTCCGGCAGCGGGGCATCGACTCGGGGGCGGGCGTCGACCCGTACCTGGTCACCGTGCCCGTCCTGCTCGCCGTCGCCGCTTCGCTGATCGCCCTGCGGCTGGTCCCGTACCCGTTGCGGGCGGCCGGCCGGCTCGCCGCCCGGGCCCGCGGCGCCGTCGCCTTCCTCGGCCTGGCCGGCGCCGGCCGGGGAGCGCCGCTGCGGTCGTGGCCGCTCAGCGTGCTGGTCGTGGCGATCGCGACCGGCATCTTCGCCGGAACCGTGGCCACCACCGTGGGGCACGGCCGGGACCGGGCCGCCGACCTGGCCGTCCCGGCGGACGCGGTGGTCACCGGCTTCTCGTTCGCCGTCGACACGCCTGCGAAGATCGCCGCGCTGGACGGCGTCGACACGGCGACCCCGCTGCTGCTCGTGTCGGCGGCCGAGGTGCGTCCGGCCGGGAGCACGCTGATCGCCCAGGTCCAGGCCATGGTGGTCGACCCGGCCTCCGGACTGGATCTGCCGGACGGCTTCACGTCCGCGCCGCGGTCGGACGTCGTGCCGGCCATCGTCTCGCCCCGGCTGGCCCAGCGGGCCGGCGCCGGCGGGAAGGTCGACATCCAGGGCCGCCGGTACGACTTCCGGGTCGCCGCCGTGCAGGACACCGTGCCCGGGCTCAGCACCGCGGTCCGCGAGTTCATCGTGCTGCCCAGCCAGGCCATGCCGGTCCCGGACTTCCAGCCGCTGGTCCCGAACCGGATCCTGATCGACGGCGGCGGCTGGGATACCTCTGCCGTGCGTGACGTCGCCGACGAGGGGCAGCGGGCGCAGACGCTGAAGGCCACCGGCCGGGACGTCGACACCTTCGAGCTGAACATGCCGGCGACCGTCACGACGCGCGAGGCCTACCGGAAGAGCCTCGACGAACGCGGCGTCGACGGGGTGCTGAGCTTCACCTTCGTCGCGGGACTGGCATCGGCGGCGGCGCTCGCCCTGCTCGCCGTGGCGCTCACCGTCCTGGCCGGGGCGCCCGCCCGCGGCCGTACCCTGTCCCGCCTGCGCACCCTGGGACTGTCCACCGGGCAGGGCCGCCGCCTGCTCGTGTTCGAACTCGTCCCGCTGCTCGGCGTCGCCGTCCTGGCCGGCGCCCTCACCGGGGCCGCCCTGCCCGCCCTGATCGCCCCGGCGCTCGGCCTCGGCGACTTCACCGCCGGGGTGCCCGCCGACATCAGCGCCGACCCGTGGCTCGCCGCCGGGGTTCTGGCCGTCACGGTCGCCGCAGTGATCGCCGCCCTCGTGGTCGAGGACGTCGCCAACCGCCGCCTGCGCCTCGGCACGGTGCTGCGGCTCGGAGAGGAGCAGTCATGA
- a CDS encoding ABC transporter substrate-binding protein has translation MFGQRGSSRSRVALAGALSVGLAFSLTACGDSDDSESGTTDSSAAAIDCSPYTAFGDIKGKTVTIYTGIVTPEDTPHKESYKPFEQCTGATIKYEGDKAFETQVLVRAKAGNPPDLAFVPQPGLLQQLVATGKAVEAPAETSANVDKWFGEDWKAYGTVDGKFYAAPLGANVKSLVWYSPQEFKDKGYTVPTTLADLQTLTDKIVTDGGKPWCAGISSGEATGWPVTDWVEDFVLRTAGPEVYDQWVKHEIPFNDPKIATAFDAAGNYLKNDKYVNGGLGDVKSIASTTFQDAGLPILDGQCSLHRQASFYAANFPADTKIAEDGDIYAFYLPGQDASSKPVLGGGEFVLAFADRPEVKAFQTYLSSDTWANTKAKLSSGWVSANKGLDPNNLKNPIDKLSATILLDPNATFRFDGSDMMPAAVGSNAFWKQATNWITGQDTKTTVDNIEKAWPQ, from the coding sequence ATGTTCGGTCAACGTGGGAGTTCGCGATCCCGGGTCGCGCTCGCCGGTGCCCTCAGCGTCGGTCTGGCGTTCAGCCTGACCGCCTGCGGCGACAGCGACGATTCCGAGAGCGGTACCACCGACAGTTCGGCAGCAGCGATCGACTGCTCGCCGTACACGGCGTTCGGCGACATCAAGGGTAAGACGGTCACGATCTACACGGGCATCGTGACCCCGGAGGACACCCCGCACAAGGAGTCCTACAAGCCCTTCGAGCAGTGCACCGGCGCCACCATCAAGTACGAGGGCGACAAGGCCTTCGAGACCCAGGTCCTGGTTCGCGCCAAGGCCGGCAACCCGCCGGACCTCGCGTTCGTGCCGCAGCCGGGTCTGCTCCAGCAGCTCGTCGCGACCGGCAAGGCGGTCGAGGCTCCGGCCGAGACCTCCGCCAACGTCGACAAGTGGTTCGGCGAGGACTGGAAGGCGTACGGCACGGTCGACGGCAAGTTCTACGCCGCGCCGCTGGGCGCCAACGTGAAGTCGCTCGTGTGGTACTCGCCGCAGGAGTTCAAGGACAAGGGCTACACCGTCCCCACCACCCTGGCGGACCTGCAGACCCTGACCGACAAGATCGTCACGGACGGCGGCAAGCCGTGGTGTGCCGGCATCAGCTCCGGTGAGGCCACCGGCTGGCCGGTCACCGACTGGGTCGAGGACTTCGTGCTCCGCACCGCGGGCCCCGAGGTCTACGACCAGTGGGTCAAGCACGAGATCCCCTTCAACGACCCGAAGATCGCCACGGCGTTCGACGCGGCCGGCAACTACCTGAAGAACGACAAGTACGTCAACGGCGGTCTCGGCGACGTCAAGAGCATCGCCAGCACCACCTTCCAGGACGCGGGTCTCCCGATCCTGGACGGCCAGTGCTCCCTGCACCGCCAGGCGAGCTTCTACGCCGCGAACTTCCCCGCGGACACGAAGATCGCTGAGGACGGCGACATCTACGCCTTCTACCTCCCGGGTCAGGACGCCTCCTCGAAGCCGGTTCTCGGCGGTGGCGAGTTCGTCCTGGCGTTCGCGGACCGTCCGGAGGTCAAGGCCTTCCAGACGTACCTGTCGAGCGACACCTGGGCGAACACCAAGGCGAAGCTCTCCTCGGGCTGGGTCAGCGCCAACAAGGGCCTCGACCCGAACAACCTGAAGAACCCGATCGACAAGCTGTCGGCGACCATCCTGCTCGACCCGAACGCGACCTTCCGCTTCGACGGCTCGGACATGATGCCCGCCGCGGTCGGCTCGAACGCGTTCTGGAAGCAGGCGACCAACTGGATCACCGGCCAGGACACCAAGACGACGGTGGACAACATCGAGAAGGCTTGGCCGCAGTAA
- a CDS encoding carbohydrate ABC transporter permease → MTTVTPITTTPSVTPEKVSAAATAKKKLTSPWASLIALVIAVLWTLPTFGLLVSSFRPERAIKTTGWWTFFTDPKVTFENYQAVFDPDGINLANFFLNTIVITLPSVIIPLCLASLAAYAFAWMNFPGKNFLFIAIFALQIVPLQVTLIPLLTLYVDMGIANTFWTLWLSHSAFALPLAIYILHNFIKEVPSSLIEAARMDGAGHVAIFFRVLLPLLTPALAAFGIFQFLWVWNDLLISLTFAGAPEISPITVQLSNLSGTRGTAWHLLSAGAFVSILVPVTVFLLLQRYFVRGLLAGSVKG, encoded by the coding sequence ATGACCACCGTCACCCCAATCACCACCACGCCATCGGTCACCCCGGAGAAGGTCTCCGCGGCGGCGACGGCGAAGAAGAAGCTCACCTCGCCGTGGGCGTCGCTCATCGCGCTGGTCATCGCGGTGCTGTGGACGCTTCCCACGTTCGGTCTGCTGGTCTCCTCGTTCCGGCCGGAGCGGGCGATCAAGACGACCGGCTGGTGGACGTTCTTCACCGACCCGAAGGTGACGTTCGAGAACTACCAGGCGGTCTTCGACCCGGACGGCATCAACCTGGCGAACTTCTTCCTGAACACGATCGTCATCACGCTGCCGTCGGTGATCATCCCGCTCTGCCTGGCGTCGCTCGCGGCGTACGCGTTCGCATGGATGAACTTCCCGGGCAAGAACTTCCTGTTCATCGCGATCTTCGCCCTGCAGATCGTGCCGCTGCAGGTCACCCTGATCCCGCTGCTGACGCTCTACGTCGACATGGGCATCGCGAACACCTTCTGGACGCTCTGGCTGTCCCACTCGGCGTTCGCCCTGCCCCTGGCGATCTACATCCTGCACAACTTCATCAAGGAGGTGCCGTCCAGCCTCATCGAGGCGGCACGCATGGACGGCGCCGGCCACGTGGCGATCTTCTTCCGGGTGCTGCTGCCACTGCTCACCCCCGCCCTGGCCGCCTTCGGCATCTTCCAGTTCCTCTGGGTCTGGAACGACCTGCTGATCTCGCTCACGTTCGCCGGCGCACCGGAGATCTCCCCGATCACCGTCCAGCTGTCGAACCTGAGCGGCACCCGGGGCACGGCGTGGCACCTGCTCTCCGCGGGCGCCTTCGTCTCGATCCTCGTCCCGGTGACGGTGTTCCTGCTGCTCCAGCGCTACTTCGTGCGAGGCCTCCTGGCCGGTAGCGTCAAGGGCTGA
- a CDS encoding ABC transporter ATP-binding protein has protein sequence MSLADLELRASERAAARAGGADRLSGHIVCDGLVRIFRTEGVEVVALQGLDLVVDRGELLAVVGASGSGKSTMLNILSGLDEPTAGVARVAGYDLLGMNARKRLEYRRKIVGFVWQQTARNLLPYLSARENVELPMRLAGARQRQRAGELLEMVGLSHRAGNRPEQMSGGEQQRCAVAVALANDPEVLFADEPTGELDEATAEEVFGALRTVNAELGVTVVVVTHDMNVAGQVRRAVAIRDGKTASEVRRSARIAADGTEEHVSEEYAVLDRAGRLQLPAAFVEALSLRDRVRLNLEPDHVEVRPDHAGDQR, from the coding sequence ATGAGCTTGGCCGACCTGGAGCTTCGTGCTTCCGAACGAGCAGCGGCCCGGGCCGGCGGCGCGGACCGGCTCAGCGGGCACATCGTCTGCGACGGTCTCGTGCGGATCTTCCGTACCGAAGGGGTCGAGGTCGTCGCTCTTCAAGGTCTTGACCTCGTGGTCGACCGGGGAGAACTGCTCGCCGTCGTGGGCGCGTCCGGCTCGGGCAAGTCCACCATGCTCAACATCCTCTCCGGGCTCGACGAACCCACCGCCGGAGTGGCGCGGGTGGCCGGGTACGACCTGCTCGGCATGAACGCCCGCAAACGCCTCGAATACCGGCGGAAGATCGTCGGCTTCGTGTGGCAGCAGACCGCACGGAACCTTCTGCCGTACCTCAGCGCTCGGGAGAACGTCGAACTGCCGATGAGACTGGCCGGTGCGAGACAGCGGCAGCGAGCAGGGGAACTGCTGGAGATGGTCGGGCTGTCGCATCGGGCCGGGAACCGGCCGGAGCAGATGAGCGGCGGCGAGCAGCAGCGATGCGCCGTCGCGGTGGCCCTGGCGAACGATCCCGAGGTCCTCTTCGCCGACGAGCCCACCGGCGAACTCGACGAGGCCACCGCCGAAGAGGTGTTCGGGGCGCTGCGGACCGTCAACGCCGAACTGGGCGTCACCGTCGTGGTGGTCACCCACGACATGAACGTCGCCGGGCAGGTACGCCGGGCCGTCGCGATCCGGGACGGCAAGACCGCCTCCGAGGTACGGCGCTCCGCGCGGATCGCCGCCGACGGCACCGAGGAGCACGTCAGCGAGGAGTACGCGGTGCTCGACCGAGCCGGCCGCCTGCAACTGCCCGCCGCGTTCGTCGAGGCCTTGAGCCTGCGTGATCGCGTACGCCTGAACCTGGAGCCGGACCACGTCGAGGTCCGTCCCGACCACGCGGGGGATCAGCGATGA
- a CDS encoding UDP-glucose/GDP-mannose dehydrogenase family protein — translation MKVCVVGTGYVGLTTGVSLAFLGHEVTCVDLDQAKVDMLSAGRCPIYEPGMEDLLAEAAPNLTFTTSYADAVPGADVVFVAVQTPSAADGSPDLRYLRSAAESVAQALDHDFTVVVNKSTVPIGSGNWVDAILRDSFEGRADRPGGVEFAVASNPEFLREGNAIADTLYPDRIVIGSDNPRSLEVLNRLYRPIINQTFTPPTFLTRPEDVNAVPLVSTDLASAELIKYAANAFLALKISYANEIGQLAAKVGADITEVARGMGLDQRIGSRFLQPGVGWGGSCFGKDTKALIATASEYNLEMPIVKAARDVNQRQRAIAVERLQDELRILKGRKIGLLGLAFKPNTDDLRDAPALDIANSLIARGARVKLHDPVATDRFRIEQPELAPYLTQSIDELFADCDAVVLVTEWAQYLELDWSKFVGLMRTPIVLDGRHVLDAERMRRIGYKYLAVAG, via the coding sequence ATGAAGGTTTGTGTTGTCGGTACCGGCTACGTCGGCTTGACCACCGGGGTGAGTCTCGCCTTCCTGGGCCACGAGGTGACCTGTGTCGACCTCGACCAGGCGAAGGTCGACATGCTGTCCGCCGGCCGCTGCCCGATCTACGAGCCCGGCATGGAGGACCTCCTCGCCGAGGCCGCGCCGAACCTGACCTTCACCACCTCCTACGCGGACGCCGTTCCCGGCGCCGACGTGGTGTTCGTGGCGGTGCAGACCCCGTCGGCCGCCGACGGCAGCCCCGACCTGCGTTACCTGCGCAGCGCCGCGGAGAGCGTCGCCCAGGCGCTCGACCACGACTTCACCGTCGTGGTGAACAAGTCGACGGTGCCGATCGGCAGCGGCAACTGGGTCGACGCGATCCTGCGTGACTCCTTCGAGGGCCGTGCCGACCGCCCGGGCGGCGTGGAGTTCGCCGTCGCCTCGAACCCGGAGTTCCTGCGCGAGGGCAACGCCATCGCCGACACCCTCTATCCGGACCGGATCGTCATCGGCTCGGACAACCCGCGCAGCCTCGAGGTCCTCAACCGCCTCTACCGGCCGATCATCAACCAGACCTTCACGCCGCCGACGTTCCTGACCCGGCCCGAGGACGTCAACGCGGTGCCGCTGGTCTCGACCGACCTCGCCTCGGCCGAGCTGATCAAGTACGCGGCCAACGCGTTCCTGGCCCTGAAGATCAGCTACGCGAACGAGATCGGCCAGCTCGCCGCGAAGGTCGGCGCCGACATCACCGAGGTCGCCCGCGGCATGGGCCTCGACCAGCGGATCGGCTCCCGGTTCCTGCAGCCCGGCGTCGGCTGGGGCGGCTCCTGCTTCGGCAAGGACACCAAGGCCCTGATCGCGACCGCCTCGGAGTACAACCTCGAGATGCCGATCGTGAAGGCGGCCCGGGACGTCAACCAGCGGCAGCGCGCCATCGCCGTGGAGCGCCTCCAGGACGAGCTGCGCATCCTCAAGGGCCGCAAGATCGGCCTGCTCGGCCTGGCGTTCAAGCCGAACACCGACGACCTGCGCGACGCCCCGGCCCTCGACATCGCGAACTCGCTGATCGCCCGGGGCGCCCGGGTGAAGCTGCACGACCCGGTCGCCACCGACCGGTTCCGGATCGAGCAGCCGGAGCTCGCGCCCTACCTGACCCAGAGCATCGACGAATTGTTCGCCGACTGTGACGCCGTCGTGCTTGTCACCGAGTGGGCGCAGTACCTCGAGCTCGACTGGTCGAAATTCGTCGGGCTGATGCGTACGCCCATCGTCCTGGACGGCCGGCACGTGCTCGACGCCGAGCGGATGCGGCGAATTGGTTACAAGTACCTCGCCGTCGCCGGCTGA